From Acidobacteriota bacterium, a single genomic window includes:
- the ricT gene encoding regulatory iron-sulfur-containing complex subunit RicT, whose product MSGCQGCSFKGMSTAVEDTFVGVRFREETNLTLCATGGRLFSKGDSVVVDLEAGPAFGWVEKSPMPVFKPCQKSSARAILRHAEDRDTAAHDRQVTNETTAKLYCQEQARQLGLEMKVSRVDFSLNNKRGTFYFTANGRVDFRQLVRNLSRRFSIRVKMVQIGARDEAALLGGVGICGRTLCCSTWLKDFRPISIQMAKRQNLSLNPSKISGQCGRLLCCLAYEDHRYKKRSGRPAAARG is encoded by the coding sequence ACCTTCGTCGGCGTCCGTTTTCGCGAAGAGACCAACCTCACCCTCTGCGCTACCGGCGGGCGACTGTTCTCCAAAGGCGACTCGGTGGTGGTCGACCTCGAAGCCGGTCCCGCCTTCGGTTGGGTTGAGAAATCTCCCATGCCGGTCTTCAAGCCGTGCCAGAAGTCGAGCGCCCGGGCGATCCTGCGCCATGCCGAAGATCGCGACACGGCGGCCCACGATCGCCAGGTCACCAACGAGACGACGGCCAAGCTCTATTGCCAGGAGCAGGCCCGCCAGCTCGGCCTCGAGATGAAAGTTTCGCGAGTCGACTTTTCGCTCAATAACAAGCGCGGCACCTTCTACTTCACCGCCAACGGTCGGGTCGATTTTCGTCAGCTCGTGCGCAACCTGTCGCGGCGCTTTTCGATCCGGGTCAAGATGGTCCAGATCGGTGCCCGTGACGAAGCGGCGCTGCTCGGCGGCGTCGGAATTTGCGGTCGTACCCTGTGCTGCTCGACCTGGTTGAAGGACTTCCGGCCGATCTCGATTCAAATGGCCAAACGCCAAAACCTGAGCCTCAATCCGTCCAAGATTTCGGGCCAGTGCGGCCGCCTGCTGTGCTGCCTGGCCTACGAAGACCACCGCTATAAAAAGCGTTCCGGCCGCCCGGCGGCGGCCCGAGGTTGA
- the pdxA gene encoding 4-hydroxythreonine-4-phosphate dehydrogenase PdxA, with protein sequence MSPPPIVALTQGDPAGIGPEILLQLVAGHGAGVGWQALLIAERAALEAYSASLPGAASDRFHYLTGKPSRQELSQLPAGTVAVLDPIAEDRKISPGEPSVGDAAGALTALDLGADLARLGTVDALVTAPLNKATIDRWVLPGFVGHTDYLAQGCGLERYGRDYLMAFLAPGLKVALLSTHVSLRQALDLVTAERIVEALLCWQRQAQGRIAVAGLNPHAGEGGLLGAEDDEEIVPAVARARQLGVDCSGPSSADSLFARAREGACDWVLALYHDQGLIAVKTAAFGLATNWTLGLPYLRTSVDHGTAYDIAGQGKADASSLRAVVETTLELIAARKAATKIRS encoded by the coding sequence GTGAGCCCGCCTCCGATCGTCGCCCTCACCCAGGGCGATCCGGCCGGCATCGGGCCAGAGATCCTGCTGCAGCTCGTCGCCGGCCACGGCGCCGGGGTCGGCTGGCAAGCGCTGCTGATCGCCGAGCGTGCAGCGCTCGAGGCCTATAGCGCCAGCCTGCCGGGGGCGGCCTCGGACCGGTTCCACTATCTGACGGGCAAGCCCTCCCGGCAGGAGCTCTCGCAGCTCCCCGCCGGCACCGTGGCGGTGCTCGACCCGATCGCCGAGGACCGCAAGATCTCCCCCGGAGAACCCAGCGTCGGCGATGCCGCCGGCGCCCTCACCGCCCTCGACCTGGGAGCAGATCTCGCCCGACTCGGCACCGTCGACGCCCTGGTGACGGCGCCCCTCAACAAGGCGACCATCGATCGCTGGGTGCTGCCCGGGTTCGTCGGTCACACCGACTACCTGGCCCAAGGCTGCGGCCTGGAGCGCTACGGTCGGGACTACTTGATGGCGTTTTTGGCGCCAGGCCTGAAGGTGGCGCTGCTCTCGACCCACGTCTCCCTGCGGCAGGCCCTCGACTTGGTCACCGCCGAGCGCATCGTCGAGGCGCTGCTCTGCTGGCAGCGCCAGGCGCAAGGTCGCATCGCCGTCGCCGGGCTCAATCCCCACGCCGGCGAGGGCGGCTTGCTGGGGGCCGAGGACGATGAAGAGATCGTGCCGGCGGTGGCGCGGGCCCGCCAGCTCGGCGTCGACTGCTCCGGTCCGTCGAGCGCCGACTCGCTGTTCGCTCGCGCCCGCGAGGGGGCCTGCGACTGGGTCCTCGCGCTCTACCACGACCAGGGTCTGATCGCGGTCAAGACGGCGGCCTTCGGCCTCGCCACCAACTGGACCCTGGGACTGCCCTACCTGCGCACCAGCGTCGACCACGGCACCGCCTACGACATCGCCGGCCAGGGCAAAGCCGACGCCAGCTCGCTACGCGCTGTGGTCGAGACCACCCTCGAGCTGATCGCCGCGCGGAAAGCGGCGACGAAGATCAGAAGTTAG
- a CDS encoding sugar transferase, translating into MLKERARILAVTIFALDLALVAAAFFVAYWLRDSFLPRVMADSFTGHLYPLSAYLPLLPLVLALWAVLLLSSAQYRDSHRTVPLIEEAAAIFRICATGTIIFSLMIFALRLGEKLLDNDQISRSWLLLFAILTFVLLLAEKLAVRLTARYVRMRGLNYRTVLIVGTNPTALEMAAAILGHRFWGFKILGFIANGEPHPLFPRGRFPILGSVEDIPEILNRQVVDDVIFAVSRKELDRLEELFLMLQEQGVRTRFALNIFPNTRAKVQFEELDGLPLLTYSTTPTNLLQLLSKRILDIALAAAVLVLAMPVIFGIALAIKVTSGGKVLFRQTRCGLNGRSFTLYKFRTMVEGAEQQRRNLQHLNEMDGPVFKVRSDPRVTAVGRILRKFSLDELPQLWNVLRGDMSLVGPRPPIPEEVAQYQRWQRRRLSMKPGLTCLWQISGRNNIDFDRWMELDLEYIDTWSPMLDVKILLKTIPVVLTGRGAS; encoded by the coding sequence ATGCTGAAAGAGCGAGCTCGAATCCTGGCGGTCACCATCTTCGCCCTCGATCTGGCGTTGGTGGCGGCAGCATTCTTCGTCGCCTACTGGCTGCGCGATTCTTTCTTGCCGCGGGTGATGGCCGACTCCTTCACCGGCCACCTCTATCCCCTGTCGGCCTATCTGCCGCTGCTGCCATTGGTGCTCGCCCTGTGGGCGGTGCTGCTGCTGTCGTCGGCGCAGTACCGCGATTCCCACCGCACCGTTCCCCTGATCGAGGAAGCGGCGGCGATTTTCCGCATCTGCGCCACCGGCACGATCATCTTCTCGCTGATGATCTTCGCCCTGCGCCTGGGCGAGAAGCTGCTCGACAACGATCAGATCAGCCGCTCCTGGCTGCTGCTTTTCGCCATTCTCACCTTCGTGCTGCTGCTCGCCGAGAAGCTCGCCGTGCGACTGACCGCACGCTACGTGCGGATGCGCGGCCTCAATTACCGCACGGTGCTGATCGTGGGAACCAATCCCACCGCCCTCGAGATGGCGGCGGCTATCCTCGGCCATCGCTTCTGGGGCTTCAAGATCCTCGGCTTCATCGCCAACGGTGAGCCTCACCCGCTGTTTCCGCGCGGCCGCTTCCCGATTCTCGGCTCCGTCGAAGACATTCCCGAGATTCTCAATCGTCAGGTGGTCGACGACGTCATCTTCGCGGTCTCGCGAAAAGAGCTCGACCGCCTGGAAGAGCTCTTCCTGATGCTCCAGGAACAGGGCGTTCGGACTCGTTTCGCCCTCAATATCTTCCCCAATACGCGCGCCAAGGTGCAGTTCGAGGAGCTCGACGGGCTGCCCCTGCTGACCTACTCGACGACCCCCACCAATCTCCTCCAGCTGCTCTCCAAACGCATTCTCGACATCGCCCTGGCGGCGGCTGTCCTGGTGCTGGCGATGCCGGTGATCTTCGGCATCGCCCTGGCGATCAAGGTGACCTCCGGTGGCAAGGTGCTCTTCCGGCAGACGCGCTGCGGCCTCAACGGTCGCTCCTTCACCCTCTACAAGTTCCGCACCATGGTGGAGGGGGCCGAGCAGCAGCGCCGCAACCTGCAGCACCTCAACGAGATGGACGGGCCGGTCTTCAAGGTGCGCTCCGATCCCCGGGTCACCGCCGTCGGCCGCATCCTGCGCAAGTTCAGCCTCGATGAGCTGCCGCAGCTCTGGAACGTGCTGCGCGGCGACATGAGCCTGGTGGGACCGCGGCCGCCGATTCCGGAAGAGGTCGCCCAGTACCAGCGCTGGCAGCGTCGCCGCCTGTCGATGAAGCCCGGCTTGACCTGCCTGTGGCAGATCAGCGGGCGCAACAACATCGACTTCGATCGCTGGATGGAGCTCGATCTCGAGTACATCGACACCTGGTCGCCGATGCTCGACGTCAAGATCCTGCTCAAGACCATCCCGGTGGTCCTCACCGGGCGCGGCGCGAGCTAA